The segment AACGATTCTCTCCACTGGAATGGGAGATCTGGAAGAAGTCGCCTTTGCAGTGCATACGCTTCTGGAAGGCGGGCTGGAAAAAAGCAATTTGACAATTCTTCACGCGAATACCGCTTACCCGACCCCCTACAAGGACGTAAATCTTAAAGCGATGCTGACCTTGAAGGAAACTTTTGAAGTCAAGGTCGGATTGTCGGATCACAGTCTGGGGATTGAAGTACCGATTGCGGCGGCGGCTATGGGGGCGAAAATCATTGAAAAACACTTTACGCTGGATCGGAATATCCCCGGGCCGGATCATGCCGCCAGTCTCGAACCGCAGGAATTAAAACAGATGGTTTCTTCGATTCGTCATATTGAGCAGGCGCTGGGATCGGGTGAAAAAATCCTCACCGATTCCGAAGCGGAAAATTTAAAGGTGGCAAGAAAGCGGATTGTTGCCCGGCGTATGATCGAGAAAGGCGAAGTATTCAGCCCGGTGAATCTGACTTTGAAACGCAGTAATCGGGGCCGCTTTGCCCGTGAATGGGATCGGGTTGTCGGCAGTTATGCCGAACGGGACTATGCCGAGGGCGAAGCGATTGAATCATAAAAAAATCTGCGTAGTGACCGGAACGCGTGCCGAATACGGACTGCTTTACCAGACATTGAAAGCGCTTCAGGTGCATTCCGGTATTGAATTGCAGTTGGTCGTTTGCGCCGCGCATTTGAGCGAACGATTCGGCATGACTGTGCGGCAGATTGAAGCCGATGGTTTTGAGATTTCAGCCCGCGTGGAAACTCTGAATCTGCAGTCTGATCAGG is part of the Thiomicrorhabdus sp. genome and harbors:
- the neuB gene encoding N-acetylneuraminate synthase; protein product: MKVFIIAEAGVNHNGDLQQALALVDAAVAAGADAVKFQTFDTDEVVTESARQAKYQRENSGTAETQYAMLKRLELPAKAHVTLMDYCHAKGIEFMSTPFDGNSIDLLHNLGMKRWKIPSGELLSVPYLRHIARFNQPTILSTGMGDLEEVAFAVHTLLEGGLEKSNLTILHANTAYPTPYKDVNLKAMLTLKETFEVKVGLSDHSLGIEVPIAAAAMGAKIIEKHFTLDRNIPGPDHAASLEPQELKQMVSSIRHIEQALGSGEKILTDSEAENLKVARKRIVARRMIEKGEVFSPVNLTLKRSNRGRFAREWDRVVGSYAERDYAEGEAIES